The Acidobacteriota bacterium genome has a window encoding:
- a CDS encoding AAA family ATPase: MSPSRAMITAMISKKGGVGKTTTTVNLAGALARTGQRVLLVDLDSQASASRSLGVPRSKLAPSIADVLFWGTPTREAVRSTEVENLDLITASADLVSADIDLGQSRQRETRLRSALDPLRDSYDAILLDCSPSLSLLPINALTAADAFIAPVVPHFLAIEGVESLLKAAQRVRAYFNRDLECLGILMTMVDYRTNETRANVERIRQQYGRMVFGVEIRINTRLAEAPGRGKTIFDYDPEATGAAAHSLLAVEYALRSRALRRLADGDESIADTAAVQESSTTEPSEENATEPSEDQRADISAETATAPSTENSTEPSEDQRVDISAESAMAPSAENGAEPSEDQRAEISAESATEPSTEYATEPSEDQRADISTESATAPAAESTAGPSEDQRADNSAEGATAPSTEGATGPSGIDRKGTEAESAAGPSAGEPTELSAVETPEPSVDDQTRTTLAELRESAEG, translated from the coding sequence GTGAGCCCGAGCAGAGCGATGATCACCGCCATGATCAGCAAGAAGGGTGGTGTCGGTAAGACCACCACCACCGTCAACCTCGCCGGCGCCCTCGCCCGCACCGGTCAACGGGTGCTGCTGGTCGACCTCGACAGCCAAGCCTCGGCCTCCCGCTCCCTCGGCGTGCCGCGCTCCAAGCTCGCTCCCTCGATCGCCGACGTTCTCTTCTGGGGAACCCCGACTCGCGAAGCGGTGCGCTCGACGGAGGTCGAGAACCTCGACCTGATCACGGCGTCGGCGGACCTGGTCTCGGCGGACATCGATCTCGGCCAGTCGCGGCAGCGCGAGACTCGCCTGCGCTCGGCCCTCGATCCGCTACGCGACTCCTACGACGCCATTCTGCTCGACTGCTCCCCGTCGCTGTCGCTGCTACCGATCAACGCGCTGACCGCCGCCGACGCCTTCATCGCCCCGGTTGTACCGCACTTCCTCGCCATCGAAGGGGTCGAAAGCCTGCTCAAGGCGGCCCAGCGGGTACGGGCCTACTTCAATCGCGATCTCGAGTGTCTCGGCATCCTGATGACGATGGTCGATTACCGGACCAACGAGACCCGCGCCAACGTCGAGCGCATCCGCCAGCAGTACGGGCGCATGGTCTTCGGCGTCGAGATCCGCATCAACACGCGCCTGGCCGAGGCCCCCGGCCGAGGCAAGACCATCTTCGACTACGACCCCGAAGCCACCGGCGCCGCCGCCCACTCGCTGCTGGCGGTCGAGTACGCCCTGCGCAGCCGCGCCCTGCGGCGCCTCGCCGATGGCGACGAGAGCATCGCCGACACCGCTGCCGTCCAGGAGTCCTCGACAACAGAGCCCTCAGAGGAGAACGCAACCGAGCCCTCAGAGGACCAACGAGCGGACATTTCGGCGGAGACCGCCACGGCACCCTCGACGGAGAACTCTACAGAGCCCTCAGAGGACCAGCGAGTTGACATTTCGGCGGAGAGTGCGATGGCACCCTCAGCGGAGAACGGAGCGGAGCCCTCAGAGGATCAGCGAGCGGAAATTTCGGCGGAGAGCGCGACGGAGCCCTCGACGGAGTACGCAACAGAGCCCTCAGAGGATCAGCGAGCGGACATTTCGACGGAGAGCGCGACGGCACCGGCAGCGGAGAGCACAGCGGGGCCCTCAGAGGACCAGCGAGCGGACAATTCGGCGGAAGGCGCGACGGCACCCTCGACCGAGGGCGCAACAGGACCCTCGGGGATCGATCGAAAGGGCACTGAGGCAGAGAGCGCAGCGGGGCCCTCGGCAGGCGAGCCAACAGAGCTCTCAGCAGTCGAAACACCAGAGCCCTCGGTCGACGACCAAACGCGCACCACCCTCGCCGAACTGCGAGAGTCCGCCGAAGGCTGA
- a CDS encoding carbon starvation protein A, which produces MVAVVTALCLLGYATGYFVYARYLARRVFALDPRAETPAHAQRDGVDYVPTGRFVLFGHHYASITGLSPMLGPAVAVIWGWAPALLWVLLGAVLVGCVHDFGALVVSMRARGMSIGKVTEGIIGRRAKTLFHLIIFFGIALAMGVFVYVIAVMFSITESWDPAQPLADPSSFPTAVLPSALLILVAMVTGHLVYRKGWSLAPLAAAGFGLLLVGVYAGLRLPTLGLERAAWPSQPQWVWILLAYAFIASVLPVWSLLQARDFLNSLLLYLGLGLAYVGVFVGAPEFAAPAFRMNPEGAPSFLPFVFIVIACGAASGFHSLVSSGTTAKQIASETDARFIGYGGMVGESLLGLLAVVACTAGVLGRSGLSAAEVWSSTYHDWSSIQGLGKQVGVFITGAAHFVENLGVLDHRGATALIAVVVVSFALTTLDSATRLLRFNISEIGETLGWKVLDNRFLASAAAVAVIAFFAFYEVAGRPAGLALWRLFGTVNQLLAGLALTVVTLYLVQRRRNPWFTGLPAVFMMVSTLIAMVSNLRDFWADRGAGGGLLFAVGLVLLVLALWLMVEAVGCLARARREPPIESLRIS; this is translated from the coding sequence ATGGTCGCCGTCGTCACCGCTCTCTGCCTGCTGGGCTATGCCACCGGGTACTTCGTCTATGCCCGCTATCTGGCGCGGCGGGTTTTCGCCCTCGATCCCAGGGCCGAGACGCCGGCTCACGCCCAGCGCGATGGCGTCGACTACGTTCCGACGGGGCGGTTCGTGCTCTTTGGGCATCACTATGCGTCGATCACCGGCCTGTCTCCGATGTTGGGGCCGGCGGTGGCGGTCATCTGGGGCTGGGCTCCGGCCCTGCTGTGGGTGCTGCTCGGTGCTGTCCTGGTCGGCTGTGTCCACGACTTCGGAGCCTTGGTGGTCAGCATGCGGGCCCGCGGTATGTCGATCGGGAAGGTGACCGAGGGCATCATCGGGCGCCGCGCCAAGACGCTTTTCCACCTGATCATCTTCTTCGGCATCGCCCTGGCGATGGGAGTGTTCGTCTACGTCATCGCGGTGATGTTCTCGATCACCGAGAGCTGGGATCCGGCGCAGCCCCTGGCCGACCCCTCGTCCTTCCCGACGGCGGTTCTGCCCTCCGCCCTGCTGATCTTGGTGGCGATGGTCACCGGGCACCTGGTCTATCGCAAGGGCTGGTCCCTGGCGCCGCTGGCGGCGGCCGGCTTCGGTCTGCTGTTGGTCGGCGTCTATGCCGGCTTGCGCTTGCCGACCCTCGGCCTCGAGCGCGCCGCCTGGCCGAGCCAGCCGCAATGGGTCTGGATTCTCCTCGCCTATGCCTTCATCGCCTCCGTGCTGCCGGTCTGGAGCCTGTTGCAGGCGCGCGATTTTCTCAACTCCCTGCTGCTCTACCTCGGCCTCGGTCTGGCCTACGTCGGAGTCTTCGTCGGCGCGCCGGAGTTCGCGGCGCCGGCCTTCCGCATGAATCCCGAGGGGGCGCCGAGCTTCCTGCCCTTCGTCTTCATCGTCATCGCCTGTGGCGCCGCCAGCGGCTTCCACTCCCTGGTGTCGTCGGGAACCACGGCGAAGCAGATCGCGAGCGAGACCGACGCCCGGTTCATCGGCTACGGCGGCATGGTCGGTGAGTCGCTCCTCGGCCTGTTGGCGGTGGTCGCCTGTACCGCCGGCGTCCTCGGTCGTTCGGGCCTGTCGGCTGCGGAGGTGTGGAGCAGTACCTACCACGATTGGTCGTCGATTCAGGGCCTCGGCAAGCAGGTCGGCGTGTTCATCACCGGGGCGGCTCACTTCGTCGAGAATCTCGGCGTCCTGGACCATCGCGGGGCGACCGCCCTGATCGCCGTGGTGGTGGTGTCCTTTGCCCTCACCACCCTCGATTCGGCCACCCGCTTGCTGCGCTTCAACATCTCGGAGATCGGCGAGACGCTGGGTTGGAAGGTGCTCGACAATCGCTTCTTGGCGTCGGCCGCGGCGGTCGCCGTGATTGCCTTCTTCGCCTTCTACGAGGTCGCCGGGCGGCCGGCGGGGTTGGCACTGTGGCGCTTGTTCGGAACCGTCAACCAGTTGCTCGCCGGTCTCGCCCTGACGGTGGTCACCCTCTACCTGGTGCAGCGCCGGCGCAATCCCTGGTTCACCGGCCTGCCGGCGGTGTTCATGATGGTGTCGACGCTGATCGCGATGGTCTCCAACCTGCGCGACTTCTGGGCCGATCGCGGTGCCGGTGGCGGTCTGCTCTTCGCCGTCGGCCTGGTCTTGCTGGTGCTGGCTCTCTGGCTGATGGTGGAGGCGGTGGGGTGCCTGGCGCGGGCTCGGCGGGAGCCGCCGATCGAGTCCCTCCGGATCTCCTGA
- a CDS encoding tetratricopeptide repeat protein, translating into MKKLALPLIVLLCAAVAIAVTARDPAPAWSTVSEEAMAAFEAGLQAQMKLYTAESNEHFRRAVEIDPDFVGAKLAWWWNVRGSETAKKLKQEIEAVDLTTLTPREVVLVRYRLAEDQKDQETADRVLAEYLERYPDDPFVFKIECQKRWDQQRFLEAEECYRRLIADDPNWVMAQNLLGYLAMSRGDFRAAEEQFTIYRYLAPDQANPHDSMGELLALTGRFDEAAENFRRAIEVRQDFCPAWGHLVESYLLAGSHDEARRAIEAGLDSEYCRQFYRDINPQCFVDLDERFALADWKAVWQLADDPACPDLPRFSPVPFFRAALALDRREDAKELREMIAGYKSDPGEPSDLIPFLEAIELDFDGDPAAAEPLLAAIDDRLHYWSLQSGTFKVAVKIQHAKVLRQLGREDEANARLAEARRVNPVLTERWNGVFGGQPQDTARAR; encoded by the coding sequence ATGAAGAAGCTCGCCCTACCGCTGATCGTCCTGCTCTGCGCCGCCGTCGCCATCGCCGTCACGGCGCGCGACCCGGCGCCGGCCTGGTCGACCGTCTCCGAGGAGGCGATGGCCGCCTTCGAAGCCGGGCTTCAGGCGCAGATGAAGCTCTACACCGCCGAGTCGAATGAGCACTTCCGCCGCGCCGTCGAGATCGACCCGGACTTTGTCGGCGCCAAGCTCGCCTGGTGGTGGAACGTCCGCGGCAGCGAAACGGCGAAGAAGCTCAAGCAGGAGATCGAGGCCGTCGACCTCACCACCCTGACGCCGCGGGAAGTCGTTCTGGTGCGCTATCGCCTGGCCGAGGACCAGAAGGACCAGGAGACTGCGGACCGGGTGCTCGCCGAATACCTCGAGCGCTACCCGGACGACCCCTTCGTGTTCAAGATCGAGTGCCAAAAACGCTGGGATCAGCAGCGCTTCCTGGAGGCCGAAGAGTGCTATCGGCGCCTCATCGCCGACGATCCCAACTGGGTGATGGCGCAAAATCTCCTCGGCTATCTGGCGATGTCGCGGGGCGACTTCCGAGCCGCCGAAGAGCAGTTCACGATCTACCGCTACCTGGCCCCGGATCAGGCCAATCCCCACGACTCGATGGGCGAGCTCCTAGCCCTCACCGGCCGTTTCGACGAGGCGGCGGAGAACTTCCGCCGCGCCATCGAGGTACGCCAGGACTTCTGCCCCGCCTGGGGTCACCTGGTGGAGAGCTACCTCCTCGCCGGCTCCCACGACGAGGCCCGCCGGGCGATCGAAGCCGGCCTCGACAGCGAGTACTGCCGGCAGTTCTACCGCGATATCAACCCGCAGTGCTTCGTCGACCTCGACGAGCGCTTCGCCCTCGCCGACTGGAAGGCCGTCTGGCAGCTCGCGGACGATCCCGCCTGCCCGGACCTGCCGCGTTTCTCGCCGGTGCCCTTCTTCCGCGCCGCCCTCGCCCTCGACCGGCGCGAAGACGCCAAAGAGCTACGCGAAATGATCGCCGGCTACAAGTCGGACCCCGGCGAGCCCTCCGACCTGATCCCCTTCCTGGAGGCCATCGAGCTCGACTTCGATGGCGATCCCGCCGCCGCCGAGCCTCTCCTCGCCGCCATCGACGACCGCCTGCACTACTGGTCCCTGCAGTCCGGCACCTTCAAGGTGGCGGTCAAGATCCAGCACGCCAAGGTGCTCCGCCAACTCGGCAGAGAGGACGAGGCGAATGCCCGGCTGGCGGAAGCGCGACGAGTCAACCCGGTCCTGACGGAGCGCTGGAACGGCGTCTTCGGCGGCCAGCCCCAGGACACCGCCCGCGCCCGCTGA
- a CDS encoding class I SAM-dependent methyltransferase, with protein MSSHWGDADHTRQLAEIHWMGSPVVRAYLNRLVSGDPAQDWLTWTWNRWVRGQDLTVAVLGCGEGWLERSIAGDPRIAANDACDVAADAVERARQQAAAEGLDNLRYQVIDLNLDRLPRARYDVVIAHSVLHHVENLEHCYGELERVLAPDGLLILNEYVGPTRFQFTQRQMAVINRLLARLPERFRRSAATGGIYPRKEVPTVEEMIATDPSEAVRSASLEEWTSRTFEVLWRAPYGGTILHHLLYDIVQNFSPTEIWDDRLLAFLCFVEEALMAEGVLPADFVVAVAQLPGGPGRRGGSPDRRPRALPLLGDGEGENGAVATAEVHSRPSWNRRLGLAWPSVRDTLQEWSSGFPECDWWTWVLAEAGPAPGDRVLVLVDDQRRWLAGQVAAGGIDPVVIDPRHEAIPAGPFDLVLTNGVLGLAEDRQALVSAIAQRLVAGGRWLGDEYGGPTGGFGSRRALHYARQCLPHLGVPVASARWRRSVAGWYQERRRAAAVAMEELLAESFAVELRRPLGGAVRQRVFSTYEAVAGDQVPEDDRALALAAMMCDLERWLIEAGALENDDFCFIARRRSS; from the coding sequence GTGTCCTCCCACTGGGGGGACGCCGACCACACCCGCCAGCTGGCGGAGATCCACTGGATGGGTTCGCCGGTGGTGCGGGCGTACCTCAATCGTCTGGTCTCCGGAGATCCCGCCCAGGACTGGCTCACCTGGACCTGGAATCGTTGGGTGCGGGGCCAGGATCTCACCGTCGCCGTCTTGGGCTGTGGAGAAGGCTGGCTCGAGCGCTCGATCGCCGGCGATCCGCGGATCGCCGCCAACGATGCTTGCGACGTCGCCGCCGACGCCGTCGAGCGAGCGCGCCAGCAGGCCGCTGCCGAAGGGCTCGACAATCTGCGCTACCAGGTGATCGACCTCAATCTCGATCGGCTGCCGCGAGCGCGCTACGACGTGGTCATCGCCCATTCGGTGCTGCACCACGTCGAGAACCTGGAGCACTGCTACGGCGAGCTCGAGCGGGTGCTGGCGCCGGACGGCCTGTTGATCCTGAACGAGTACGTTGGTCCGACCCGCTTTCAGTTCACGCAGCGCCAGATGGCGGTGATCAACCGCCTGCTGGCTCGTCTGCCAGAACGATTTCGACGCAGTGCGGCCACCGGCGGCATCTATCCACGCAAGGAAGTGCCGACGGTCGAGGAGATGATCGCCACCGACCCTTCCGAGGCGGTGCGCTCGGCCTCACTCGAGGAGTGGACCTCGCGCACCTTCGAAGTCCTCTGGCGCGCTCCCTACGGCGGCACGATCCTGCATCATCTGCTCTACGACATCGTGCAGAACTTCTCGCCGACGGAGATCTGGGACGATCGACTCTTGGCCTTTCTCTGCTTCGTCGAGGAAGCGCTGATGGCGGAAGGTGTGCTGCCCGCCGACTTCGTCGTCGCGGTGGCGCAGCTGCCTGGCGGACCCGGGCGTCGCGGGGGCTCGCCTGACCGCAGGCCGCGGGCGCTGCCGCTGCTGGGCGATGGGGAAGGGGAGAACGGCGCGGTGGCCACCGCCGAAGTGCATTCGCGTCCGTCCTGGAACCGCCGGCTGGGCTTGGCCTGGCCGTCCGTCCGCGACACGCTCCAGGAGTGGTCCTCGGGCTTTCCCGAGTGTGACTGGTGGACCTGGGTGCTGGCCGAAGCCGGGCCGGCGCCGGGGGACCGTGTGCTGGTGCTGGTCGATGATCAGCGCCGCTGGCTGGCCGGCCAGGTGGCGGCCGGCGGCATCGATCCGGTGGTGATCGATCCCCGCCACGAGGCGATTCCGGCGGGGCCCTTCGACCTGGTTCTGACCAATGGGGTTCTCGGCTTGGCGGAGGATCGCCAAGCCTTGGTCTCGGCCATCGCGCAGCGCCTGGTGGCCGGTGGTCGCTGGTTGGGTGACGAGTACGGCGGGCCGACCGGTGGCTTCGGCAGCCGGCGGGCCCTGCACTACGCCCGTCAGTGCCTGCCTCACCTCGGCGTGCCGGTGGCGTCCGCGAGGTGGCGGCGGTCGGTGGCGGGCTGGTATCAGGAGCGGCGCCGCGCTGCTGCCGTCGCGATGGAGGAGCTGTTGGCCGAGTCCTTCGCCGTCGAGCTACGGCGGCCCCTCGGCGGGGCGGTGCGTCAGCGCGTCTTCTCGACCTACGAGGCCGTGGCCGGTGATCAGGTGCCGGAGGACGACAGAGCCCTGGCGCTGGCCGCCATGATGTGCGACCTCGAGCGTTGGCTGATCGAGGCCGGGGCCCTCGAGAACGATGACTTCTGCTTCATCGCTCGTCGGCGCTCTTCCTGA
- a CDS encoding M48 family metalloprotease, which produces MSRFFSLALALVFTVPWIGCATNPATGKTQLALISEQQEIAMGRQSDQQIVASLGLYPDEEAQRYVSDLGQRLAAASERPNLPWTFRVVDDPVVNAFALPGGFIYITRGILTHMNNEAELAAVLGHEIGHVTGRHSVSRLSKAQLATLGLGIGMMVEPSLQRAGNLLQTGMGLLFLKYGRDDERQADDLGLRYLRRADYDPMEMIGVFEMLGAVSRAAGAEGRVPGWLATHPPPENRRERIAAAVAAAGETETGREVGTERFLERVSGMTFGPNPREGYFEGSTFYHPDMAFRLDFPDGWKTVNQRQQVIAISPQEDAAMVLRLAQGDSPEAAAREFFSQQGIRRGNALGSVVRGLSSSGNYFSVPREQAEDIVGLAAFIGYREQVFQLMGYTMEPRWQSVGTPLQSSVASFSRLTDRRILNIEPKRVEIFTLPRELTLEEVNWRWPSSVPIETLELINRVQRGDRLAAGTKIKRVLGGE; this is translated from the coding sequence ATGAGTCGATTCTTTAGCCTCGCCCTCGCCCTGGTGTTCACCGTGCCGTGGATCGGGTGCGCCACCAACCCGGCGACCGGCAAGACCCAGCTCGCCTTGATCAGCGAACAGCAAGAGATCGCCATGGGACGGCAGTCGGATCAGCAGATCGTCGCCTCCCTCGGCCTCTATCCGGACGAAGAGGCGCAGCGCTATGTCTCGGACCTCGGCCAGCGCCTGGCGGCGGCGTCGGAACGGCCCAACCTGCCGTGGACCTTTCGGGTGGTGGATGATCCGGTGGTCAACGCCTTCGCCTTGCCCGGTGGCTTCATCTACATCACCCGCGGCATCCTCACCCACATGAACAACGAGGCCGAGCTGGCGGCGGTGCTCGGCCACGAGATCGGCCACGTCACCGGGCGCCACAGCGTGTCGCGCTTGAGCAAGGCACAGCTGGCGACCCTCGGTCTCGGCATCGGCATGATGGTCGAGCCCTCTCTCCAGCGCGCCGGCAATCTGCTGCAGACCGGCATGGGCCTGCTGTTCCTGAAGTATGGCCGTGACGACGAGCGCCAGGCCGACGATCTCGGCCTGCGCTACCTGCGCCGGGCCGACTACGACCCGATGGAGATGATCGGGGTCTTCGAGATGCTCGGGGCGGTGAGCCGGGCGGCCGGTGCCGAGGGCCGTGTTCCCGGCTGGCTGGCCACTCATCCACCGCCGGAGAACCGGCGCGAGCGGATCGCTGCGGCGGTGGCCGCGGCGGGCGAGACGGAGACCGGTAGGGAAGTCGGGACGGAGCGCTTCCTCGAACGCGTCAGCGGTATGACCTTCGGCCCCAATCCGCGCGAAGGCTATTTCGAAGGCTCGACCTTCTACCACCCGGACATGGCCTTCCGCCTCGACTTCCCGGACGGGTGGAAGACCGTCAACCAGCGTCAGCAGGTGATCGCCATCAGCCCGCAGGAGGACGCTGCCATGGTGCTTCGGCTGGCGCAGGGGGATTCGCCGGAAGCGGCGGCCCGTGAGTTCTTCTCGCAGCAGGGGATTCGCCGCGGCAATGCCCTCGGCTCGGTGGTGCGGGGGCTGTCGTCCTCCGGCAACTACTTCTCGGTGCCGCGGGAGCAGGCCGAGGACATCGTCGGCCTGGCCGCCTTCATCGGCTATCGCGAGCAGGTGTTCCAGCTTATGGGCTACACCATGGAGCCGCGGTGGCAGTCGGTGGGCACGCCGCTGCAATCGTCCGTCGCCAGCTTCTCTCGCCTCACCGATCGGCGGATCCTGAATATCGAGCCGAAGCGGGTCGAGATCTTCACCCTGCCCCGCGAGCTGACGCTGGAGGAGGTCAACTGGCGCTGGCCGTCGTCGGTGCCGATCGAAACCCTCGAGCTGATCAATCGCGTGCAGCGCGGCGACCGCCTCGCCGCCGGCACCAAGATCAAGCGGGTGCTGGGCGGGGAATGA
- a CDS encoding aldehyde dehydrogenase family protein, whose amino-acid sequence MSQATSPSETSAASQEASNPGSRAPDTAVLDRAVTAVAESKQRWARLGLKERRRLLDRTAREFLAVAPRWAEAGLAAKGLTEGGPAGGEEWLTGPYLVVRNLRLLHDALEDIAEAGKPEIPGPVKTRPDGRVTAGVFPSSLYDRMFYPNVTAEVWMQPGVALTDLPSTQAVAYDDPPPEGRSVLVLGAGNVSSIGPMDALYKLFVEKKTVVVKAHPVNAFLGPLFEEGFASLIAEGFLRIVYGGAEEGDYLCRHPEIDEIHITGSDRTYDAIVFGPGADGQAAKAENRPRNQKTITAELGNVSPVIVVPGPWKDGDFSYQAQNLAAMLVNNAGFNCNATRVIVLPASWPGSDRLLDELRRTLERISTRQAYYPGARDRFAAFQEAHPEMETFGQPAEGELPWALVPDVDPRESDDICFRQEAFCGLFAATRLAGDDLEDYLERATEFCNQALWGSLNATLIVHPAARRKAAVEEAISNLRYGTVAVNHWAAVGYGLVVTTWGAFPGHPAQDIQSGNGVVHNTLMFSRAEKSVVRAPFRAMPKPPWFPGHRTDAELAEALTRFEAAPSPFRLPGIFWEALRG is encoded by the coding sequence ATGAGCCAGGCAACATCCCCTTCCGAGACCTCTGCCGCCTCCCAGGAAGCCTCCAATCCGGGATCCCGGGCGCCCGACACCGCGGTTCTCGACCGGGCCGTCACCGCCGTCGCCGAGTCGAAACAGCGCTGGGCCCGGCTCGGTCTGAAGGAGCGCCGACGCCTCCTCGACCGCACCGCCCGCGAGTTTCTCGCCGTCGCACCGCGCTGGGCGGAAGCCGGTCTGGCCGCCAAAGGGCTGACCGAGGGCGGCCCCGCCGGCGGCGAGGAATGGCTCACCGGCCCCTACCTGGTAGTGCGCAATCTCCGGCTGCTCCACGATGCCCTCGAAGACATCGCCGAAGCCGGCAAACCGGAGATTCCGGGACCGGTCAAGACCCGTCCCGATGGCCGGGTCACGGCCGGTGTCTTTCCCAGCTCCCTCTATGACCGCATGTTCTACCCCAACGTCACGGCGGAAGTTTGGATGCAGCCTGGGGTGGCCCTGACGGATCTCCCGAGCACTCAGGCGGTGGCCTACGACGACCCGCCCCCGGAAGGTCGCTCGGTGCTGGTCCTGGGCGCCGGCAACGTTTCCTCCATCGGACCGATGGATGCGCTCTACAAGCTGTTCGTGGAGAAGAAGACGGTGGTGGTCAAGGCGCACCCGGTCAACGCCTTCCTCGGTCCGCTCTTCGAGGAGGGGTTCGCCAGCCTGATCGCCGAGGGCTTCCTGCGCATCGTCTACGGCGGAGCCGAGGAGGGTGACTACCTTTGTCGCCACCCGGAGATCGACGAGATTCACATCACCGGGTCGGATCGCACCTACGACGCCATCGTCTTCGGTCCCGGTGCCGACGGTCAGGCCGCCAAGGCCGAGAACCGGCCCCGCAACCAGAAGACGATCACCGCCGAGCTCGGCAACGTCAGCCCGGTGATCGTGGTTCCCGGGCCCTGGAAAGACGGCGACTTCTCGTACCAGGCCCAAAACCTCGCCGCCATGCTGGTCAACAACGCCGGCTTCAACTGCAACGCCACCCGAGTCATCGTGTTGCCCGCCAGTTGGCCCGGGAGCGATCGCCTGCTCGACGAGCTGCGTCGGACCCTGGAGCGAATTTCCACCCGCCAGGCCTACTATCCCGGCGCCCGGGATCGCTTCGCCGCCTTTCAGGAAGCCCATCCCGAGATGGAGACCTTCGGCCAGCCGGCCGAGGGCGAGCTCCCCTGGGCGCTGGTGCCGGACGTCGATCCGCGCGAATCGGACGACATCTGCTTCCGCCAGGAAGCCTTCTGTGGGCTTTTCGCCGCCACCCGCCTCGCCGGCGACGACCTCGAGGACTACCTCGAAAGGGCCACCGAGTTCTGCAATCAGGCCCTCTGGGGCAGCCTCAACGCAACCCTCATCGTGCACCCGGCGGCGCGCCGCAAGGCCGCCGTCGAAGAGGCGATTTCAAACCTGCGCTACGGCACCGTGGCGGTCAACCACTGGGCAGCCGTCGGCTACGGCCTGGTGGTCACCACCTGGGGAGCCTTCCCGGGCCATCCGGCCCAGGACATCCAGTCCGGCAACGGCGTCGTGCACAACACGCTGATGTTCTCCCGCGCCGAGAAGAGCGTCGTCCGGGCACCCTTTCGGGCCATGCCCAAGCCGCCGTGGTTCCCGGGGCACCGCACCGACGCCGAGCTCGCCGAGGCGCTGACCCGGTTCGAGGCCGCCCCGTCGCCGTTCCGCCTACCGGGCATCTTCTGGGAAGCCCTGCGCGGTTAG